The genome window AATAAGATGGGAGACCATCCTTGCATGCTCGCCATATACTTTAAGACTTATTTGCATAAACTCACCTCTTTTTCTCTCAAAACCATTTGAATACTATTTTACCATATTTTTCATAAAAAAGAACCACTATTACGAGTGGTTGCAGAATGAGGACAAACTCCTTGAATTAGGAGTTTTGCCTATACTCTTTTTTTGTAATCCCTTCTAATAGAGATGTTGTTTTCCGCTACAAGTGTTAAAAAGGGAATCAGAATGAAAACATTCTGATCCTCTCCTTTTGTCTACCAACTGGAACCTCTATCCTCGTGGTTGTCTTGCGAGAGATTTTAAGCTTCTTCTAGGCTTGCAATGTCAACTTCTGTTTGTTCTTGACTTCCGCCTACCAGATGAACGATTGCGGTTGCATCTTTTTCTTTAATATCTTCCAGCCAAACTGAGGCACCGTTATACTTTACTTCTATTTCTGCTGATGAGGAAAGTATTTGTTTTGCTCTGTTAATATCCATCATTCCACCTACTTTCTATATAAAGAAATGTTAAGTTCCCCATAGGGTTCCTTTATTAAAATAGATCCTTTTTCATTATGTGAAAGTAGGCGGAAATCTATTCTCTCCATTTTTTTGCCTTACTTGAAAACTATTTAAAGCTCTATCTAAGATGTTTTTCAATCACAATAAAACAGGTGCTGTCAGGAAGTTTAACCACGTTTTGAGAGGAATCCATCAATTTTACTTTCGGTAATAGATGCTCTGCATAGCCATCTTGTATATAATGGTCAAACAATAGCACTTTCCCCTTATTGCCAATCACCCTTTTAATAACATCTTTATATTCTGCAGGGGTAAAGTACCCGAACTGCTCTTGTACTTCATGCGGATAGGCCTCTTCTCCCCATGTATAAGTATATAGAAATTCCATCGCATCATTTATCGGCAATTTAACAGTGCTTTCATTAATTTGCTCAAACTCGATCTGTCTGCCTTTAAAATCATTTACATAGCGTTTAAAAAAATCCAAACCATTTGGCTGCTTAAATTCAATTTGTCTCCATTCTTCTTTCGGTTCGGTCATAATACCATCTCTAATTATGATTCTGCCGCCCGGTTTAAGGACTTCAAATGCACTTGTTAGGCTATCCAAAATAACCTCTGGATTAAATTTCATCCCTTTATATGGAATATAAGAATACATCTCATGAAGTATCGAAGAAAATACAATGGTATCCATACTATTCACCGCAAAAGTTTCTTTTAATTGCAGTGCATCTGCCTGTTTAACAAGCCATGTTTTCTTTTCTCTTATTTTCCTTTTTTCTAATGCCTCGATAACATTGGTAGAAATATCAATGCCGATAACAGTTGCTTGGGGATGACGATCCGATAGAATATCTAACATAATTCCACCGCCTGCCCCTATATCCAGCAGCTTATTTCCTATTGCATAGTCAGCAATCATCTTTTTATGGTCTTCAGCATTATTCATATCAGCAAGATAGTTTTGTTCATTTTGCATTCGATCAAAGCCATCCTTTCGAAAACCAAAAAAATCATATAAAAGA of Niallia circulans contains these proteins:
- a CDS encoding H-type small acid-soluble spore protein, which codes for MDINRAKQILSSSAEIEVKYNGASVWLEDIKEKDATAIVHLVGGSQEQTEVDIASLEEA